Proteins encoded within one genomic window of Lysinibacillus sphaericus:
- the fadH gene encoding 2,4-dienoyl-CoA reductase has translation MLQGKTIIITGGSSGMGLYMAKQFVAEGANVVIVGRNEERLAEAKEFILAAGNTIETFQMDVRIPEQAQAMVAFAVEKFGRVDGLVNNAAGNFIVRAEDLSPNGWKAVVDIVLNGTFYCSSTVGKYWIDQKINGSIINMVATYAWNAGAGVIHSAAAKAGVLSMTRTLAVEWGKRYGIRVNAIAPGPIERTGGAAKLWESEAAAARTLDAVPLGRIGTPEEIADLATFMMSDKASYMNGECVTLDGGQWLNQYPF, from the coding sequence ATGTTGCAGGGGAAAACGATTATTATTACAGGTGGTTCAAGTGGTATGGGGCTTTATATGGCGAAGCAATTCGTTGCTGAAGGAGCAAACGTTGTAATTGTAGGGCGTAACGAAGAGCGATTAGCGGAAGCAAAAGAGTTTATATTAGCAGCAGGCAATACAATCGAAACATTCCAGATGGATGTTCGTATACCAGAACAGGCGCAGGCAATGGTGGCGTTTGCAGTTGAAAAATTTGGTCGAGTGGATGGACTTGTCAATAATGCTGCTGGTAATTTTATTGTGCGTGCAGAAGATTTGTCGCCAAATGGTTGGAAAGCAGTTGTGGATATCGTTTTAAATGGTACGTTTTATTGTTCTTCTACTGTCGGTAAATATTGGATTGACCAAAAAATTAACGGATCGATTATTAATATGGTGGCGACCTATGCTTGGAATGCAGGTGCTGGTGTAATACATTCGGCGGCTGCAAAAGCTGGTGTATTATCAATGACAAGAACGTTAGCTGTTGAATGGGGCAAACGTTATGGTATACGTGTCAATGCCATTGCGCCAGGGCCAATTGAACGAACGGGCGGAGCAGCAAAACTTTGGGAATCAGAAGCAGCAGCAGCTCGTACACTTGATGCTGTACCACTTGGACGCATCGGTACACCAGAAGAAATAGCGGATTTAGCAACTTTTATGATGTCGGATAAAGCCAGCTATATGAATGGTGAATGTGTCACTTTAGATGGAGGACAGTGGTTAAATCAGTATCCTTTTTAG
- a CDS encoding DUF1700 domain-containing protein: protein MDNHKINDYIRQLEMELEPLPKKDRDNHVMEVKDHLLQSVTNGKSVDEVLKSFLLPNELAKEIKAEYQYLYSAPSAENLPPIKQKSSKKIWIILSVLVVVIIFPVFLAIAVFIANVSDKPTDTNGIVEYEEIRN, encoded by the coding sequence GTGGATAATCACAAGATAAATGACTATATACGTCAACTGGAAATGGAGTTAGAGCCATTACCAAAAAAGGATAGAGATAATCATGTCATGGAAGTAAAAGATCATTTATTGCAGTCCGTAACGAATGGCAAATCAGTGGACGAGGTATTAAAAAGCTTTCTTTTACCTAACGAATTAGCTAAGGAAATTAAAGCTGAGTATCAATACTTGTATAGTGCACCTTCTGCTGAAAATCTGCCTCCTATCAAACAAAAGAGTAGCAAAAAGATATGGATTATATTGTCTGTTTTAGTAGTGGTCATTATTTTCCCTGTTTTTTTAGCGATTGCTGTATTTATAGCAAATGTATCAGATAAACCTACTGACACAAATGGAATTGTTGAGTATGAAGAAATCAGAAATTAA
- a CDS encoding PadR family transcriptional regulator, protein MDNKNNNTQYLKGLFEIAILMMLQKKTMYGYELTKELKESKCFSISDGSIYPILKRLTANDYVDVFSEEYEGRIRKYYRITDLGKALVENRLKELETILNYFEEIKGVD, encoded by the coding sequence ATGGATAATAAAAATAATAATACGCAATATCTTAAAGGTTTATTTGAAATTGCCATTTTAATGATGCTACAGAAAAAAACGATGTATGGCTATGAATTGACGAAAGAATTGAAAGAGAGCAAGTGTTTTTCGATTTCAGATGGTTCAATTTATCCAATATTAAAACGATTGACGGCGAATGATTATGTGGATGTATTTTCAGAAGAATACGAAGGAAGAATTAGAAAGTATTACCGTATTACAGATTTAGGAAAAGCATTAGTAGAAAATAGACTGAAGGAGTTAGAAACAATATTAAACTATTTTGAAGAAATTAAGGGGGTGGATTAG
- a CDS encoding iron-containing alcohol dehydrogenase, protein MIQTKTTFTVNSPATIVYGKDAFEEVGVYAKKLGSKALIVSDPIMDGLGFVNQCKALLTANGLEAVSYLGVTTEPVDTYVAQGLSILQTEQCDLIISVGGGSCIDTAKAIAVVATNGGYIGDYMKLAKIAEQSPIPHIAVPTTAGTGSEATDATVITNTTNDVKMMIKQPAFMPPIAIVDPMLTVTSPPAITAATGIDALSHAIESYLSRLAHPYSNVLALSAMDLIIHNILKVYEQGDDIDAREAMSLGSMQAGLSFSNASVALVHGMSRPIGALFHVPHGISNAMLLPAVLEFTKDACVERLADIGKFFNAKGQYSTQEELATLAIDSIKELCKKMNIGNLQQWGIEEDAFYAAIPKMAIDAMASGSPANNPKVPTQDELMELYKVAYHYEF, encoded by the coding sequence ATGATACAAACAAAAACAACTTTCACAGTAAATTCTCCTGCGACGATTGTTTATGGAAAAGATGCATTTGAAGAAGTAGGCGTATATGCCAAAAAACTAGGTTCGAAGGCACTTATCGTTAGCGATCCTATCATGGATGGATTAGGGTTTGTTAATCAGTGTAAGGCATTATTAACAGCGAATGGTTTGGAAGCGGTTTCATATTTAGGTGTAACAACTGAGCCAGTGGATACGTATGTAGCACAAGGTCTTAGTATTTTGCAAACAGAACAGTGTGATCTTATCATTTCTGTTGGGGGTGGAAGTTGTATCGATACAGCCAAAGCAATTGCTGTTGTAGCAACAAATGGTGGTTATATCGGCGATTATATGAAACTAGCGAAAATCGCCGAGCAATCACCTATCCCGCATATAGCTGTTCCAACAACAGCAGGCACAGGCTCTGAAGCAACAGATGCTACAGTGATTACCAACACGACGAATGATGTGAAAATGATGATAAAACAACCAGCTTTTATGCCACCAATTGCCATTGTCGATCCGATGCTAACGGTAACCTCTCCTCCAGCCATTACAGCGGCGACGGGTATTGATGCATTAAGCCACGCAATTGAAAGTTATTTGTCTCGTTTAGCACATCCTTATTCGAATGTGCTTGCGTTGTCAGCAATGGACTTAATTATTCATAATATTTTGAAGGTCTACGAGCAAGGGGACGATATTGATGCGCGAGAGGCGATGTCTTTAGGCTCAATGCAGGCAGGACTGTCGTTTTCCAATGCATCAGTTGCTTTAGTACATGGGATGTCACGTCCTATCGGTGCACTTTTTCATGTGCCTCATGGTATTTCCAATGCGATGTTACTACCAGCGGTATTAGAATTTACCAAGGATGCATGCGTGGAGCGCCTAGCAGATATAGGAAAATTTTTCAACGCAAAAGGACAGTATAGTACCCAAGAGGAACTAGCGACTTTAGCTATCGACTCAATAAAAGAATTATGTAAAAAGATGAATATTGGCAATTTACAGCAATGGGGTATTGAGGAGGATGCATTTTATGCGGCAATTCCGAAAATGGCAATCGATGCAATGGCAAGTGGTAGTCCTGCCAATAACCCTAAAGTGCCAACACAGGATGAGTTAATGGAGCTGTACAAGGTTGCTTATCATTATGAGTTTTAA
- a CDS encoding 3-hydroxybutyrate dehydrogenase — protein MEGKTVFITGSARGIGLSIAQAFAEQGANVVISDINEQRLAEVVAQNPHLTAYTCDVTDEQAISEAIAFTVSKFNSIDILINNAGFQHVSYIEDFPTEVFEQMQKVMLVAPFITMKYALPHMKKNKFGRILNMASINGVIGFAGKAGYNAAKHGLIGLTKVAALEVANDGITVNAICPGYVDTALVRNQFTDLAKTRGIQVEEVLEQVLYPLVPQKRLLDVSEITGLALYLASDVAKGLTGQAIVLDGGYTAQ, from the coding sequence ATGGAAGGTAAAACAGTATTTATAACGGGCTCTGCTCGTGGAATTGGCCTATCTATTGCTCAAGCATTTGCTGAACAAGGAGCGAATGTTGTTATTTCAGATATAAATGAGCAACGATTAGCTGAGGTGGTAGCACAAAATCCACACTTAACAGCCTATACATGTGATGTCACGGATGAACAAGCTATTAGTGAGGCGATTGCTTTCACAGTTAGTAAATTTAATAGCATTGATATTTTGATTAATAACGCAGGATTTCAACATGTATCTTACATCGAAGATTTCCCCACAGAAGTCTTTGAACAAATGCAAAAAGTAATGCTTGTAGCGCCATTTATTACGATGAAATATGCCTTACCCCATATGAAGAAAAATAAATTTGGTCGTATTCTAAATATGGCATCGATAAACGGTGTTATTGGATTTGCTGGTAAAGCGGGTTACAACGCAGCAAAGCATGGCTTAATAGGATTAACAAAAGTCGCTGCACTTGAAGTAGCCAATGACGGTATTACGGTTAATGCCATCTGTCCAGGATATGTGGATACAGCATTAGTTCGTAATCAATTTACAGATTTAGCAAAGACACGTGGGATTCAAGTAGAAGAAGTGTTGGAGCAGGTGCTATATCCACTTGTCCCGCAAAAGCGCTTGCTTGATGTTTCAGAAATTACAGGGCTTGCACTTTATTTAGCGAGTGATGTGGCCAAAGGTTTAACAGGTCAGGCGATTGTATTAGATGGCGGTTATACTGCCCAATAA
- a CDS encoding GntP family permease translates to MLAYIGLFGSLVLLVYLTMRGVNLLISAPLTALIAALTNGLAFFPQTANDNQANFLTSYMDGFTGFVGSWYLMFMAGAIFGKVMEDTGAADSVSKWIVEKIGVKYATYAVVLAAAVLTYGGVSVFIVAFSVYPMAISLFKQANLPRRFIPAALGLGSVTFTMTSAGSPEIQNWIPIPYLGTTPYAGWQVSIVVALFMAIGGALWLNWMIKRAVKKGEVFIERSTDPVVDETRKLPSPILSLVPLVVVLLISFIFHDSLGTSALIVALTSGCIMAYLVSYKYAKSVSATLAAGAMGAVVAIANTAAVVGFGGVVKATPSFVATVDVMTNIPGNPLIGGAVAIAVIAGLTGSASGGQTIAMPLLAPHYIDMGVNTEALHRTIAIASGSLDSLPHGGYVVTTINSVCNEKHKDAYLPFGALTVIIPIIGTIVAIVLFSLGM, encoded by the coding sequence ATGTTAGCGTATATTGGGCTTTTTGGAAGTTTAGTACTACTAGTCTATTTAACAATGAGGGGTGTCAATTTACTAATTTCAGCACCATTAACTGCTTTAATTGCAGCTTTAACAAATGGTCTTGCTTTCTTCCCACAAACTGCAAATGACAATCAAGCTAATTTCTTAACAAGTTATATGGATGGATTTACGGGCTTCGTTGGTTCTTGGTATTTAATGTTCATGGCAGGTGCCATTTTTGGCAAGGTAATGGAAGATACAGGTGCTGCTGATAGTGTTTCAAAATGGATTGTTGAAAAAATTGGGGTGAAGTATGCTACATATGCCGTAGTACTGGCAGCAGCTGTACTAACATATGGTGGTGTCTCAGTATTTATCGTAGCCTTCTCTGTTTATCCGATGGCGATTAGTTTATTTAAACAGGCGAATCTTCCAAGACGCTTTATTCCTGCGGCACTTGGTTTAGGTTCTGTAACGTTTACAATGACGTCAGCAGGCTCACCAGAAATCCAAAACTGGATTCCGATTCCCTATTTAGGAACAACGCCATATGCAGGTTGGCAGGTGAGTATTGTCGTTGCATTATTTATGGCGATCGGTGGAGCACTATGGTTGAATTGGATGATTAAACGGGCAGTGAAAAAAGGGGAGGTATTTATCGAACGTTCAACAGATCCTGTCGTTGACGAAACGCGTAAATTACCTAGTCCAATCTTAAGTTTAGTACCATTAGTAGTCGTTTTATTGATTTCGTTTATCTTCCATGACTCTCTTGGCACATCAGCTCTAATTGTTGCATTAACGAGCGGTTGTATTATGGCGTATTTAGTAAGCTATAAATATGCAAAATCAGTTAGTGCAACGTTAGCCGCAGGTGCAATGGGCGCTGTTGTAGCTATTGCAAATACAGCAGCAGTTGTAGGCTTTGGGGGCGTTGTAAAAGCTACACCATCATTTGTAGCAACTGTCGATGTGATGACAAATATCCCTGGCAATCCACTTATAGGGGGAGCTGTTGCAATCGCAGTAATAGCCGGTTTAACAGGTTCAGCTTCAGGTGGTCAAACAATTGCAATGCCACTATTAGCTCCTCACTATATTGATATGGGCGTTAATACGGAAGCATTACACCGCACAATAGCCATTGCATCTGGCTCGCTCGATTCATTACCACATGGTGGTTATGTAGTGACGACAATCAATTCTGTATGTAATGAAAAACATAAGGATGCCTATTTGCCTTTCGGTGCTTTAACCGTTATTATACCAATTATTGGGACTATCGTGGCGATCGTATTATTCTCACTTGGAATGTAG
- a CDS encoding CoA-acylating methylmalonate-semialdehyde dehydrogenase has protein sequence MTTAQQVKTLTHFIGGEMIEGKSGRYGSVYNPTTGDVIAKVPLATVEETREAIVKAQAAFPKWRDTSVAKRAEVVLKFRNLVTDNMEELLQIICTESGKTIDDARGEITRGLESVDLAIGAPHLVKGEYSVNVGGQINAYSAKYPLGVVAAISPFNFPIMVPLAQTSMAIAVGNAVVLKASERVPMTALYVSELWKKAGLPDGIWTVVNGDKDAVNELLENPIVQAISFVGSTPVAKYIYETGSKYGKRVTALGGGKNNMVVMPDADLEQVANAFIGAAYGAASQRCMAISTIMPVGEETADCLVAILKEKIAALKVGSYTEKDTDFGPVISQQSKEAILAAIHKGEAEGATVVCDGRELAIVNESKGFFVGPTLLDHVTPGMEIYEQEVFGPARNVVRVDSLEEAIQLINEHELGNGVTIFTNDGLAARKFTTEIDVGMVGVNVPIPIPVGYHNFAGFKGSRFGEGHMFGPDQARFFTKTKTISERWVTNTETASTFAFPSNND, from the coding sequence ATGACAACAGCACAACAAGTAAAAACATTAACACATTTTATTGGTGGGGAAATGATTGAGGGAAAAAGTGGTCGTTACGGTTCAGTTTATAATCCTACAACAGGTGATGTTATTGCAAAAGTACCGCTAGCAACAGTAGAAGAGACACGTGAGGCAATTGTCAAAGCACAGGCCGCCTTTCCAAAATGGCGTGATACGTCAGTAGCTAAACGTGCAGAGGTAGTATTAAAATTTCGCAATCTAGTGACAGATAATATGGAAGAATTATTACAAATTATTTGTACGGAAAGTGGTAAAACGATTGATGATGCGAGAGGTGAAATTACACGAGGCTTAGAATCCGTCGATTTAGCAATTGGGGCTCCTCATTTAGTAAAGGGCGAATACTCTGTAAATGTTGGTGGTCAAATTAATGCCTACTCTGCTAAATATCCGCTAGGTGTGGTAGCGGCAATTTCGCCATTTAACTTCCCTATTATGGTGCCATTAGCGCAAACAAGTATGGCGATTGCTGTAGGGAACGCAGTTGTTTTAAAGGCTTCAGAGAGAGTACCAATGACCGCGTTATATGTAAGTGAGTTATGGAAAAAAGCTGGTTTACCAGATGGCATTTGGACAGTCGTAAATGGCGATAAAGATGCGGTTAATGAGCTATTAGAAAACCCAATTGTGCAAGCGATTTCATTTGTAGGTTCTACGCCTGTTGCTAAATATATTTATGAAACTGGCTCAAAATATGGGAAACGTGTCACTGCTTTAGGTGGTGGTAAAAATAATATGGTCGTAATGCCTGATGCAGACCTTGAGCAAGTGGCAAATGCATTTATTGGAGCGGCCTATGGAGCAGCTTCTCAGCGTTGTATGGCCATTTCAACAATCATGCCAGTGGGCGAAGAAACCGCAGATTGTTTAGTAGCCATCTTAAAAGAAAAAATTGCAGCATTAAAAGTAGGGTCTTATACGGAGAAAGATACTGATTTTGGCCCGGTTATTTCACAGCAATCAAAAGAAGCGATTCTTGCTGCAATTCATAAAGGAGAAGCAGAAGGGGCGACTGTTGTTTGTGATGGACGTGAGCTAGCGATTGTAAACGAATCAAAAGGCTTCTTTGTCGGTCCAACATTATTAGATCATGTAACACCAGGAATGGAAATTTATGAGCAAGAAGTATTTGGTCCTGCTCGCAATGTAGTGCGTGTTGATTCGTTAGAGGAGGCAATACAGCTAATTAACGAGCATGAGCTTGGTAATGGTGTTACAATTTTTACCAATGATGGACTTGCAGCACGTAAATTTACTACAGAAATTGATGTGGGGATGGTAGGGGTGAATGTACCAATTCCTATTCCAGTTGGTTACCATAACTTTGCAGGATTTAAAGGCTCTCGATTTGGAGAAGGGCATATGTTTGGCCCAGATCAGGCACGTTTCTTTACGAAAACAAAAACAATATCAGAGCGTTGGGTGACGAATACTGAAACAGCATCTACATTTGCATTTCCAAGTAATAATGATTAA
- a CDS encoding NAD(P)-dependent oxidoreductase, which produces MKDKLGFIGLGNMGLPMSINLLRAGYEVYGFDTNAKAMEQFIAEGGNGLATSQAVVKQSEVIMTSLPTPQVVEHVYTSEDGILQHAKQGSLLIDFSTVNPELNDSLHKKAQSLGLRYLGAPVSGGVIGAINATLTIMIGGEEKDYQSGVGIFEIVGKNIFHLGTSPSVGTRIKLLNNLMIGFYTQAVAETIVLGESMGVAADTLYEVLSNSYGQSRIYERNYLEYMKNENYEPGFSTNLLLKDLRLAKNMADEAGVPLLIGEQLVNLYNDISAEGFGENDMSAAYLSLKEKCMMKQN; this is translated from the coding sequence ATGAAAGACAAGTTAGGTTTTATCGGCTTAGGCAATATGGGGTTACCAATGTCCATTAATTTACTTCGTGCAGGTTATGAAGTGTATGGCTTTGACACGAATGCGAAAGCAATGGAACAATTCATTGCAGAAGGTGGTAATGGTTTAGCAACATCGCAAGCCGTTGTAAAGCAAAGCGAAGTAATTATGACCAGCTTGCCAACACCACAAGTTGTTGAACATGTCTACACATCAGAAGATGGGATTTTGCAACATGCTAAGCAAGGAAGTTTACTAATAGACTTTAGCACTGTAAATCCTGAATTAAATGATTCGTTACATAAAAAGGCGCAATCATTAGGGTTACGTTATTTAGGAGCTCCAGTAAGTGGAGGTGTTATTGGTGCTATCAATGCTACGTTAACAATTATGATAGGTGGAGAAGAAAAGGATTACCAAAGTGGCGTTGGAATTTTCGAAATAGTAGGAAAAAACATTTTCCATCTTGGCACATCTCCGAGTGTAGGGACACGTATTAAATTACTGAACAATTTAATGATTGGCTTTTATACGCAAGCTGTTGCAGAAACGATTGTACTTGGAGAAAGTATGGGAGTGGCAGCAGATACGCTCTATGAAGTATTAAGTAATAGTTATGGTCAAAGTCGGATTTATGAGCGTAATTATTTAGAATACATGAAAAATGAAAATTATGAACCTGGCTTTTCTACGAATCTATTACTAAAAGATTTAAGATTGGCAAAAAATATGGCTGATGAAGCAGGTGTGCCCCTTCTAATTGGTGAACAACTGGTCAATCTGTACAATGATATATCAGCAGAAGGCTTTGGTGAAAACGACATGTCTGCTGCTTATTTAAGTCTCAAAGAAAAGTGCATGATGAAACAAAATTAA
- a CDS encoding TetR/AcrR family transcriptional regulator, translating into MNSLTTRQKKALETREKLLKTSLDLFNKHGFEHVSVEQITKACKVSKGTFYTHFPSKYDVILEKFEELDSFYSTVEKNIDQSLSASEKILLLYKEQMLYLTNVVGKDLLRTVYTAAMTNQVEQNHYLISPQRKIFQIINTYIEEGIQQGEFVNDLQAVQMQQIIQRCMRANVYDWLIHNEEFDLVAQMAHFTAVVLNGLKK; encoded by the coding sequence ATGAATTCGTTAACTACTCGCCAAAAAAAGGCATTAGAAACTCGAGAAAAATTACTGAAAACTTCTTTAGATTTATTTAATAAACATGGATTTGAACATGTATCTGTTGAACAAATTACGAAAGCATGTAAAGTCTCCAAGGGCACTTTCTATACCCATTTCCCATCCAAATACGATGTTATTTTGGAAAAATTTGAGGAGCTTGATAGCTTTTACAGTACTGTCGAAAAAAATATTGATCAATCATTGTCAGCAAGTGAGAAAATTCTTTTGCTTTATAAGGAGCAAATGTTGTATTTAACAAACGTGGTTGGCAAAGATTTATTGAGAACAGTGTATACGGCTGCCATGACGAATCAAGTAGAACAAAATCATTATTTAATTAGTCCTCAGCGCAAAATCTTTCAAATTATTAACACTTATATTGAAGAGGGTATTCAACAAGGAGAGTTTGTTAACGATTTACAAGCGGTACAAATGCAACAAATTATACAGCGTTGCATGAGAGCCAATGTTTATGATTGGTTAATTCATAATGAGGAATTTGATTTAGTTGCGCAGATGGCACATTTTACAGCAGTTGTTTTAAACGGATTAAAGAAATAA
- a CDS encoding EAL domain-containing protein, which yields MKKYRKNVAQFTNYRQLALLNPFDAVVCLKQADDGDFEIVYYNDKLPLAIALQDEKATTAKQFFNKQCWQQLWKIIQQEFNIARKIALYSETEQMQKSFAVSVQQIEPSIIAVILREEQRDTKPYLQFVEQHVCPILTTDLQGRIVHQNVTATSLLSREHHSLIGLDIFSLLECNYVNEVQLLFAKTIEGATLDMPKCLFKGNLLSNEPFYLRTHPTYFNGEIIGVHFFVRDANLFKSYHDSFYYLALTDELTGIWNRKAIKEHWLQHLNDKQSEHQQATILLVDIDRFKKFNESLGESKGDELLRMFCHRLREFCYAQCSLYRYNSDEFIFILKDATIDKIEQLANAILDSLKQPFMIDDQEYFISVSIGISLSPADGKDLETLVRKADQALFSAKEHGRSHYRYYREDMTNVFPNEALMEAHLRRAIEFNELSIHLQPQMNLNDNSINSFEALLRWNNRKFGFVSPAQFIPIAEATGLIVEIGDWIINEVCRYQKEWRAKGYRPVRIAINISPKQFRKENFARKIKATLKKYNVSPHLIEVEITESSMTNVHETFSILTELKQLGVYVSVDDFGTGYSSLSYLKRYPIDIIKIDQSFIADIEKDDKNEAIIKAIISMSHNLGLEVIAEGIEEPSQVAFLKRHRCQKGQGYLYNKPLPVETIVAQYFVG from the coding sequence ATGAAAAAATATAGAAAGAATGTAGCGCAATTCACAAACTATCGACAGTTGGCACTGCTTAATCCGTTCGATGCAGTAGTATGCTTAAAACAAGCTGATGATGGGGATTTTGAAATCGTTTATTATAACGACAAACTACCATTAGCTATAGCGTTGCAGGATGAGAAAGCAACGACAGCAAAGCAATTTTTTAACAAGCAATGTTGGCAACAATTATGGAAGATAATACAACAGGAATTTAACATTGCTCGTAAGATTGCGCTTTATTCAGAGACTGAGCAAATGCAAAAATCGTTTGCCGTAAGTGTACAGCAAATAGAGCCATCTATAATAGCTGTTATTTTACGTGAGGAACAGCGTGATACGAAGCCATATTTGCAATTTGTTGAACAACATGTATGTCCAATATTAACGACTGATTTACAAGGTCGTATTGTTCATCAAAATGTTACCGCTACGTCTTTATTGTCGAGAGAACATCACAGCCTTATAGGACTTGATATTTTTTCATTATTAGAGTGTAACTATGTAAACGAAGTCCAATTATTATTTGCTAAAACGATTGAAGGCGCTACATTGGATATGCCAAAATGTTTATTTAAGGGTAACCTACTAAGTAATGAACCATTTTATTTGCGTACACATCCAACATATTTTAATGGTGAAATAATTGGGGTACATTTTTTCGTTAGAGACGCGAACTTATTTAAGAGTTATCATGATTCCTTTTACTATTTAGCCTTAACGGATGAATTGACTGGTATTTGGAATCGAAAAGCTATTAAAGAGCATTGGCTACAACATTTGAATGATAAGCAAAGTGAACATCAACAAGCAACCATTCTTTTAGTCGATATTGACCGTTTTAAAAAATTTAATGAGTCTCTTGGTGAAAGTAAGGGTGACGAACTTTTGCGAATGTTTTGTCATAGGCTTCGTGAATTTTGTTACGCGCAATGCTCGCTCTATCGCTATAATAGTGATGAATTTATTTTTATTTTAAAAGATGCCACTATAGACAAAATAGAGCAATTGGCGAATGCCATTTTAGATTCGTTAAAACAGCCATTTATGATTGATGATCAGGAGTATTTTATTAGTGTTTCCATTGGTATTTCTTTAAGCCCAGCAGATGGTAAGGATTTGGAGACTCTCGTACGAAAGGCTGATCAAGCTTTATTCTCTGCTAAAGAGCACGGACGTTCACATTACCGCTATTATCGTGAAGATATGACAAATGTTTTTCCAAATGAGGCATTGATGGAGGCACATTTAAGACGGGCCATTGAATTTAATGAACTAAGTATTCATCTACAACCACAGATGAATTTAAACGATAATAGCATTAATAGCTTTGAGGCGTTATTACGATGGAATAATCGGAAATTTGGCTTTGTATCCCCTGCACAGTTTATACCGATTGCTGAAGCAACAGGCTTAATTGTAGAAATTGGTGATTGGATTATTAATGAAGTTTGTCGCTATCAAAAGGAATGGCGTGCCAAGGGCTATCGTCCAGTCAGGATTGCCATCAATATATCGCCCAAACAATTTAGAAAAGAAAACTTTGCTCGTAAAATTAAAGCAACGTTGAAAAAATATAATGTATCGCCACATTTAATTGAAGTGGAAATTACCGAAAGTTCTATGACGAATGTGCATGAAACATTTTCAATTTTAACGGAGTTAAAGCAGCTAGGTGTTTATGTGTCGGTTGATGATTTTGGTACGGGCTATTCTTCACTTAGCTATTTGAAACGTTATCCAATCGATATCATTAAAATTGACCAATCGTTTATTGCGGATATCGAAAAGGATGATAAAAATGAGGCAATTATTAAAGCCATCATTTCGATGTCTCATAATTTAGGGCTTGAAGTAATTGCAGAAGGAATAGAGGAGCCATCACAAGTAGCGTTTTTAAAGCGTCATCGTTGTCAAAAAGGACAAGGGTACTTATATAATAAACCATTACCTGTTGAAACGATTGTGGCCCAATATTTTGTAGGATAA